The following is a genomic window from Platichthys flesus chromosome 13, fPlaFle2.1, whole genome shotgun sequence.
CTGAGGCCCGGTGAGGGTGGTACCATGGATCCAAACTGTCACTCCCAACATCACAACCAGCACGTTGAGCTGCCGTCCTCTGGGGCGACGCTCTGATCCAATAATCAACCAAAACGCTCTGGAAAGCTCTAGATTAACGTCCGAGGCCAAGGAGAAAGCTGGGTCTGTAGAGTCTGGAGGGCTGGGCCGGCGCCGCCCCCGGCTCAGCTGCACTCCTCACAGTTGCAGGCGAGGATGTATCTGTACGTGGCCGTGATGCGAGTCCCTCCGGAGCAGCGCAGCCGCACGGCCTTCAGCTTGGAGGTGTGCGGCCGGCAGCAGGAGCAGGTGCTCTTGAAGGGCTGCTTGAGCACCGAGCTGAAGGAGATCAGGGGGTCGGAGCGGGTGGTGTGGCTGCAGTGGCCCTCGCAGCGCGCCAGCAGCACCATCTGGAACACAGAGAGCACacaggtcacagaggtcacagaggtcattCAGGCGGCTTCCTCAGGACCTCGGGGACCGGACCGGGATGAGGAACGAGGTCTGTGGGCACAGCGAGGCCGCGGGAGTCGTGGGTTTGAGTCCCACCGCTTTGGCCTTGCACCTGCAGACTGAGAGACAGCATCAAAACCAGCCCCACATTCCTCCAAgagctcacacacagacacacacacagacacacatcagacacagacacacacacacacacacacacacacacacatcagaaacacacagcagcctgaTTAGTGTTGGGGCGTCCGGCTGACATTCCTCTGAGGGTCACCACATTCCTGTCACCTCCCTAAACAGACTCCTGTGTCACGTCCTCctgtcagctgctgtgtgtcccccccccggTGCCCACTTTGACCAAAGCCTGTCTGGGGCCATGGCAGGgtggcacgcacacacacactcacacacagacacacagacacacacactcacacacatacacacacacacacacagacatcaggAGCTTTGTCTCCACTTTAAGACCATTTGTCTTTGTCCCTGCTCAGGATCAGTCTGTCAAACAGCAACAGCTCCTCTCGTGTgacgctcctcctcttcacctcctgtctctcagcccctccctgctcctcctcttcacctcctgtctctcagcccccccctgctcctcctcttcatctcccgTCTCTCAGCCCCTCcctactcctcctcttcacctcctgtctctcagcacctccctcctcctcctcttcacctacTGTCTTCCAgcacctccctgctcctcctcttcacctgctGTCTCTCAGCCCCTCcctactcctcctcttcacctcctgtctctcagcacctccctgctcctcctcttcacctcctgtctCTCAGCCCCTCcgtgctcctcctcttcacctcctgtctctcagcacctctctgctcctcctcttcacctcctgtctctcagcacctccctgctcctcctcttcgcctcctgtctctcagcccctccctgctcctcctctacacctcctgtctctcagcccctccctgctcctcctcttcacctcccatCTCTCAgcacctccctgctcctcctcttcacctacTGTCTCTCagcccctccctgctcctcctcttcacctcctgtctctcagcccctccctgctcctcctcttcacctcccatCTCTCAgcacctccctgctcctcctcttcacctacTGTCTCTCagcccctccctgctcctcctcttcacctcccatCTCTCAgcacctccctgctcctcctcttcacctacTGTCTCTCagcccctccctgctcctcctcttcatctcccatCTCTCAgcacctccctgctcctcctcttcacctcccatCTCTCAgcacctccctgctcctcctcttcacctacTGTCTCTCagcccctccctgctcctcctcttcacctcctgtctctcagcccctccctgctcctcctcttcacctcccatCTCTCAgcacctccctg
Proteins encoded in this region:
- the ndp gene encoding norrin, whose protein sequence is MKPSISAGPPAGLLLVLMCCPLLGLVQSASSKKPSENGHPHLGDSDPERCMRHHFVETITHPIYKCNSKMVLLARCEGHCSHTTRSDPLISFSSVLKQPFKSTCSCCRPHTSKLKAVRLRCSGGTRITATYRYILACNCEECS